A genomic stretch from Hemibagrus wyckioides isolate EC202008001 linkage group LG20, SWU_Hwy_1.0, whole genome shotgun sequence includes:
- the ptger4c gene encoding LOW QUALITY PROTEIN: prostaglandin E receptor 4 (subtype EP4) c (The sequence of the model RefSeq protein was modified relative to this genomic sequence to represent the inferred CDS: deleted 2 bases in 1 codon) — protein sequence MSKLRLKPAAFFPSFISTSARLFSPRLQGNVGVSYTPCEEESCIVEVETVLEFISTQLSSVQSDGNVNPGHGHALSLGHLCRFYFRTTSVLNMTDSVLSAHANASAVFLTPATAPPTPTTTTRVLRLDSRSLVISATMFAVGVLGNLVAVAVLCVSKREQKETTFYTLVCGMAVTDLLGTCFTSPVVIATYVAGRWPGGAPLCHFFSFSMLFFGSAGMSILCAMAVERYLAISHAFFYSQHVDRAVGRLALLAVYVVNGVLCAMPSFGFGRHAKHFPGTWCFLDWRALDTRGAAYSFLYGGFVLLLIAVTVLCNCAVCRSLVSMSKKTRVVAATARAEAHTGHPGSRRAFRKLPAVASAAEIQMFWLLIFMTIVFLICSIPLVVRIFVNQLYGPAYIAAGVQPDYSSDLLAIRFASFNPILDPWVYILCRKNLFSKCCEWIKRTMDLSRESPARKSGWVLGQVSPPSLVHSNATSYASLRATSCRNTVGKLGTIDAKSYVDLSVRQAWDLDTALDDFHPFSVQQSPVLGSESETASGCEMMIGKTPGCVQVTPASCSKVHEHKAVIVTCTFSTPSSCLSEKC from the exons AGCGTTTTTTCcctccttcatctctacatcagcACGTCTCTTTTCACCCAGGCTTCAGGGGAACGTTGGCGTATCCTACACCCCGTGTGAGGAGGAG AGTTGTATTGTGGAGGTGGAGACCGTGTTGGAGTTTATATCCACC CAGCTCAGCTCTGTCCAGTCTGACGGGAATGTGAACCCTGGACACGGTCATGCGCTGTCCCTGGGTCACTTGTGCAGGTTTTATTTTAGAACAACCTCAGTTTTAAACATGACAGACTCGGTGCTGAGCGCGCACGCAAACGCGTCGGCGGTATTCCTGACCCCTGCGACGGCGCCCCCGACGCCTACGACGACGACGCGCGTTTTGCGCTTGGACTCTCGTTCGCTGGTCATCTCGGCCACCATGTTTGCAGTAGGAGTGCTCGGTAACCTGGTGGCCGTGGCGGTGTTGTGCGTCTCCAAGAGGGAGCAAAAGGAGACGACGTTTTACACGCTGGTGTGCGGAATGGCGGTGACGGACCTCCTGGGGACATGCTTCACGAGCCCTGTGGTGATCGCCACGTACGTGGCGGGTCGGTGGCCCGGCGGCGCGCCGCTCTGCcacttcttctccttctccatgcTGTTTTTCGGCTCGGCAGGGATGTCCATCTTGTGCGCAATGGCCGTGGAGCGCTACCTCGCGATCAGTCACGCGTTTTTCTACTCACAGCACGTGGACCGTGCGGTGGGGCGACTCGCATTGCTCGCGGTCTACGTGGTGAACGGGGTGCTGTGTGCGATGCCCAGTTTCGGCTTCGGCCGGCACGCCAAGCACTTCCCGGGAACGTGGTGCTTCCTGGACTGGCGCGCGTTGGACACGCGGGGAGCCGCGTACTCGTTCCTGTACGGAGGCTTCGTGCTGCTGCTGATCGCCGTCACGGTGCTGTGTAACTGCGCTGTGTGCCGCTCGCTGGTCAGTATGAGCAAGAAGACGCGCGTCGTCGCCGCAACGGCCAGAGCCGAGGCGCACACCGGACACCCGGGATCCAGACGCGCCTTCCGCAAACTGCCCGCGGTCGCCTCGGCAGCGGAGATCCAGATGTTCTGGCTTCTGATTTTCATGACCATCGTCTTCCTGATCTGCTCCATCCCTCTGGTG GTTCGTATCTTTGTCAATCAGCTCTACGGCCCTGCGTACATCGCTGCGGGTGTACAGCCTGACTATAGTAGTGATCTTCTTGCCATCCGGTTTGCGTCCTTCAACCCAATCCTGGACCCGTGGGTGTACATCCTGTGCAGGAAGAACTTGTTTAGCAAATGTTGCGAATGGATCAAGCGCACCATGGACCTGAGCCGAGAGAGTCCTGCCCGTAAATCAGGCTGGGTCCTGGGGCAGGTCTCGCCTCCGTCCCTCGTTCACAGCAACGCCACCAGTTATGCTTCGCTGCGTGCAACCTCGTGCAGAAACACTGTGGGAAAACTGGGCACCATCGATGCGAAATCCTACGTGGACTTGAGCGTGCGACAAGCGTGGGACCTGGACACGGCGCTGGACGACTTTCATCCGTTCAGCGTGCAGCAGAGCCCGGTTCTGGGCTCAGAAAGTGAAACGGCATCCGGGTGTGAAATGATGATTGGAAAGACACCCGGATGCGTCCAGGTGACTCCGGCGTCCTGCTCAAAAGTGCATGAACATAAAGCCGTGATTGTCACGTGTACCTTCAGCACACCGAGTTCCTGTCTGTCAGAGAAGTGCTGA